aagctgccatactaactgaacgatcagaatcaagctCTGCTAAAGAACCTTTTgtactcatatattatatatgaagggtattatagcttcggtgcaaccaaatataacgttttttcttgtttttaataagaCTTGATCTTCGGGCTCAGTAAGTATCAAATACATTcatgtattaataaataattattttgaaactaCTAACCTTATTCTTTCCGTTTTAATTGTTTAGTGTTTCATACAAAGGGAATTTTAACTACGAACGTACTAGCTAGACCCTTATTGAGCTACCTACCCTATATCAGAATGAAAACGAgattttgccaaaaatttttataaactaagCTGTCTATGTCTGTAAACAAAAATACCTTAATGAAAACCCCCGAAGCTTCAAGAGCTGATATAAGTTGAGAAAATACTGATCTTAcaataaattatgtggtttcTTATTGGTTTGTTAGCCTTCATAATCCGCCTGTCAACCCTTAACAAGATGTCGTTATATGAATATCTGCCTTATTCATGGGTTTTTCTATATTGCTTCTTGACCTGATTCAATTAGTAGAGAGATCTGTAGCTTCAAATCGAAACATTAAgactttaaataaattgaatttatttcaaatacttttCAATTAGTATCGATCTCATTTTCAGAGAATTCATAATGCTAAATCTATATCGTATTTAAATAATCACAATTGAGTGAAAAGCATTTTAGTAATGACTTAtgtccaaaattaaaaatacaatgaCGATTCCTTAATGAGTCCAAGTTGGTAAGCTGGAAATAAATTTCAACCTTTATACGGAAACCTGGCAAAAGGCACACTTGAGTACATCTGTAAGAACAGCGCTATAATCAGGGACAATTTAGAACgctttttcttcaaattattgTCGAAAAACTCAAACTCAAACGTGTTTTCATTGCTTTGCTCAAATCAAGACGATAAAAACAATATCCTTTAAAGTAAGCACACTCAAGACATGTACCTTATAATCGCAGACCCAAAAGCGCTCGAACATATTTATAAGGACTAGCGTCCGCTAAGTTTTAAGACTTTTTAATAGTCAACAGACACTACCAACTTAAATTGACTCAATCACCAAATATGTTAGAGCATTCCGAGAAACTTACCTCCCTTTactaaaaattgtttctttttctatttcattatattctTGCTATTCAAATATTGACTGAGATATGCACTCTTCGGCTCTCTTATAATTGTAATGATaaaaatacatgtatatgtaatatattttcagCCGTTCAACCCCTTGCTAACCAAATAACTATAACTTATAGCCAACTAACTATATAATAATTCCACCACCTGCGCAGCTTACTCAAAAAACTCACAGCGAGCATTCGGCATTAAACGCATCAACTCAAAGCTAGCAAACACGCATACTTCTCAGTTCATATTTCGCTCAAAAGggcaatttcaatattttggcTATTTTCAATATCCATTTGCAGTACGAAAATTGTTTTCGAATTTTGTTTGCTCAGGCAGCTTTGTAAGTTACTTCAGCATtgaagaaaaaaacgaaaaaaaattatctattcagtcgtgaatatatatttttcaattttacatttacaaaaagtttttttataactctttatatttcataattggtttttgcaatttttgtattgaaaatttttgacaatTCACCAGGCGTCTGCGGAACACATCAATAACTGATAGAAAAGAACCGaaagagaaaagaactgcatTGGTAAGCAAGCAAACGAAAGCAGTTAACAAGAGACGAACAAGAAACGGACGACGGATTTTTATAAgaacacaattaaaaataaaaataaaaaaaattcaagatgAATGAATTCGATGGTAAGAAATTCTATGGATTTTCGCTGCACGATGATCCCGTCTTGAGTACGACGACAAGGAATTTCGAGTTTAAGGTAAAATATAGCCCACGTAATTTGAGGTTAGAAGCACTAGAGCAAAACTGCGTAGtacgaaaatttcttttctcATGAGTTGCttcttatttttgtaattatttttagtaagcattttttaattaacccTTGCCCGCAGTACACACGCCCCGAGCATTTGGAACGTCTGATACAAAAGGTACAGCAGACCGATCCGGACCATGAACGTAATCGCAAAAAGGAAATACTGAATCGGCTGTGTAAAGCAAAGAAGATGCCATGCGCCAATGATATGACCACACCCTATCGACGCGATGCGGATGTCGAGACCCATGTATCACGTGGTGAGGCGGGCGGACGTGTGCGCAACTTGAGTGACACGGAAATCAATCAGCTGATCGGCAAAGTGAAGAGCTACGGCGACTTGCGTAGACAAAACTCAACCGACACCTATGCAAAAGCGAAGGACACCACGAAGTCCATGCAACCACCAATGACATTGAAAAGTATACTACGCACCTCGGCACATGAATTTCCCAGTGGCAGTGGGACAGTCGAGTCGCGACAGTCGCCTAGGCAACTCTGTAATCCGTATGAATATAGCGATGATAACTGCGTTGGCGATGGTGATTTTTATGGTTCAGAACCCACTTCGGAGGAGCAAATACTCTGCAATCCCTTCGACTTGCCGCACGAACCACTCTACGAAACGCATACCATGCACCTACCACATATGCGACGTGAACTGCATAGCGGTTTGTGTAAATTACCCGATGTGCCAGAGGAGGATGAGCTGTTGGCGTCGAAAACTGTAATGCCGACGGTGGTCGAAGAATTTCGTCAGCCACAGGCGAAATGGGTGGAAATCTGCGCCAAGCCGGCCATGGAGAAAGCACAATCAGCTGAAATCAAATTCGTTGAGTTCTCGGAAAAATCCGAACGTTTGCCAACGAATGTCACCTACACAATGCATTCGCATGAGCTGCAATTGCCCATACAGATTAGTACACCGGAAATGATGTTGAAGAATATGTCACCACCGCCGAGTCTGCCGAACATGGCGCTGACCTATGCGCTCAACAGTTACGACGACAATCCCTCGACTTATGAAATAGAGGATAGTGATCTGGAGTACGAGATGCTAGAGCGTGCACAATACACAAAATATTGTGGTGCGCGTCCCAAAACCGAAGAGTTGACAAACAATTCGAATGGCAGCGGTGGCCTGGCAGAGTTTGTCGAGCTcgaagtatgtacataaatcaaaaagaacacgaacaaaaacaaaaaatagaaattatgtcgctttttttattatttaattgtgctcgtatttgtttatttgtattttcgttttttatagtCGGAAATTCCAAATATGAACTTAAGTTTCTTGAAAAATGTCTCACCAATGAGATACTCTGATCTGACCGACGATCGCGAAGAAGATAAGAAAGTGGCCTTAAAGCAAAATGTGAGTGAcattttaaaatcatataattttctaaaagtcaagtaatattttattttcgttcACCTCCAGCAATTTAAATTGGTCATGAAAAATCGCAACACAAAATCTCCCTCGCCAACTTTAGAGAAAGACCCGTCTATTGCAAGCAGTAAAGATCCCAAGAAGAAGTGCGCAAAAATGAAGAAGAAACCAGCTGAAGAAGTCAAACCAAATCCACGTAAAAAGTCGACTGCTCGTGGTCCAGATACCTCTTCCCCGGCTGAGAAATCTTCATTAGGCACGCCACGTTCAGGTGGCAAGAGATCGTCAACAACCACACCGAGACCACATAAGGAGCGTAATCCACAAATGAATCAAATCAGTTCCAACGAGTTGCGTTCCATGAAAAACATCATTTTGACTAAATCTATTGAAGATTTAAAAATGGAGAAGATggcaatttttgcaaaaatgacCAGCACACAGGAACGTATTATCGAAACGCTGGATAAATTGCGGTAAGTCTAAATTACAATTGTAAGCTTAGATAAGGTATTCGGTAGTTCTCCCAGCTTATACAAGCTTCTTTAGAAATGGGGAATGCCTCATAAAGAGGGCTGTGAACTGCAGATACTTTTATATAGATATCTTGGTGACAATATCCCATCAGCGCTTTTGGGATGGTCGTGAAATTCAAGGAGAGATTGAACGTCATAGTTTACTATCGTTATATAGCCCATGTCATTAGAACTGTCAAAGGGATCACGAAGTCGTAAGAGCAGAACTAAACTGTCTAAACTACCAACTTCGAAATTGTAGAAAATCTTACGTGAAGCACCTATGAACCCTCCTTCGAGATGGTCTAAAAATTTAGGGGGAGGATTTATACATTACTAGAACATTCCACAAGCGATTCAGAACTAAGCTAGGCTAGAGCATTTTGTCCGAATATATAGTATGGAGGCATATCAGTTTAGCTACGATTGGTATTGATGACAGCGTTTGAATTTAATTTCTTGAAATCTTGAAGCATTAACATTTACCTCATTCACCGGTTGATAGGTTTCTCCTGAAAGGGTTTCCCATTTAATATGATATCTAGAAGAAGATGTAAAAGATGCTGTAGAAATAATTGATATTCTCCTTAAAGCTCCCCATCATTGTGCAAAGATTGGAGTTGCCAACTAAAACACCGTGGAATCTGAGTTCGATCCCTGTTAACGACTTTTATGAGAATGAGGCATCGATGAGAAATTTCTTTCTTCTATGAAAAGATTTATCTTAAAACTTATCCGTTCGAAGGCAAAATAAGAACTGTAAAGggtctttttttaaaactgaagCTTAAGTTAGGTTTGCCGTTAATAGCGTGCACTACAGTCCCATGATTTGCAACTTTCTGATTCcacaatattaaataatttcggCAGGACCAATGTCAATTGAACACCTACATAAATATATCATGTGATTTGATGTATTAGTTACGCCTGAGAAGTTAGAATGCAATATTCGGCGCGTTATGGGTGACATTAGGGCGACATAGTGgcaaaagttgtaaaaatttgACTGAGGCGATGGTTCCAGCATTGAAAATTTATGGAACTACTAAAGTCTAACATTAGCAACTTCTTTCATACTTCTACAAAACATTGACATATTCTTCCTTTTCTTTTCATCTGCCAAATCCATCTAAcctaacatttatatatttatattagtaaTAGTCATTCCCTTTTATTTTACCAGCATAAGCTTACTAGAGCTCTATGTGCCGGATAGTCACTATGAGAAAACCAGACGTCAGAAGAACGCATTCGAATTCTCTGTGAGATTTTCGCGTAATTTTCTATATCCCTTAAAGGGCATggtaaagcaaatatttattatttaagttattttcaACATGTGTTTTAACAATCTTTTGATAGATCGAAGATCTGCGTGTCGTTTCGGTGGAACAACTCTGCAGCGCCGCCTCCAATGAAGCTACACAGCGTGTGCACAACATATTTACGCTCATTCACCAATCACTGCAGACATACTACAAACAACTCCGTTACTTTCTGCTCGATCAGGTGCCACAAAAGCTGAACACGCTCATCGAATTGGCCAGCACAACTGTGAGCATTTGTTTGGAGAAGCAAATTTTCGATCGTAACGATGCAATTATTGAGTGTCTGCAAGAACGTTGCGCCAAGTTTCTGGGCTTCTTGGAAGATATGCACGAGGAGCGTTTTCTAACGGCACGCGATAATTATCGTAAAGCAAGTTTCGACAAGGTGTTTTAACATGCTTTTCTACAACAGAtttcaattaatatattattctaTTTCTAAAATAACTACACTTCCAGACAGCCTCCAATTATAGCTTGAAAATGTTCATGAACGATCTGAATATGTACGAACCGAAGCTGGTGCCGAAGAATCACTACAATCACCGACGTAAACCGAAGTTGCGACGCGTGCTGAAACcgagcacaacaacaacgaaaacgaAATCGAAAAGCGAAAATGCGACCGTACCGCAAACATCCCAAATGGTGATCACTAAACCGGATGGGGATCAAATATCCACACATATCAACGATTTGGCAAGGAGTTCGGTAAGTTTGCGCTGCCAACTACTGAATAAATATCttatagtaataaatatttttacacacagGGTCTCTTTCAAAGTGCACAGAATATCACTGTGGATATGATTGCGCCACCAGCCGAACCGAGCATGAATTCCGAGGAATTACCTACACTTAATAAGGCACTCATTGAGGCACTACAAACTGTGACTAAGGAGCAAATGCGTCAAGTACTGCAACCCATTATGCAAACGCTCGGCTCGGTGATCGAGAAGAAGGTGAGTACACAAACACTATTTATCGTTAATATATTTCGGTTTACTTTTTTTACCACCGCTATGTGGCTGCAAAGTGTTGCAAAGTACCTACAACTTTAACCCTTTAGccgtattatacatatatactcgtattctaGAATATAAGACTCGAATACTTAATGCCAAAGTCAACGCCAACGTCGACAACCGTCAAATACTCATTTCAGTTGTGTGAATCAGATGTCGCAACAGAACAATAagcaaaatacatacaaacgaatTGCAACGACcgcaaaaaaatattcgaaattcgTAGTGTAGTATATAAAATCCAGTGTTAtgtaattcaaaatattatttgtgaaaattaCACAGCAAGAAAGCATTATTCAGCAAAAAACGAACGTGGAAGTGATATCGTTGACGTATAAATCGTTGAAAATATAACAATGAATTAAATCATCGAATTAATTTGAAATCGGCCGATAAATTCGTTATAAATTAAACTTCTTGCAATGCTAATgagattattaataaatttattgtctctCAAAACATTTTAGAGTTTTCTATGACCTAAATATGTTCTCGTTACGAAATTGTATGTTGTGTTTTTTCATtcgtattcaaaaataaattttcgccGAAAAGTTATTTGATGGTGAAATATGTTTAGGAAATCAGTTGTGTTaaagtttatataatttcatatgtaataattaaatcaaaattgtaTGCGTTAGATGAGCTTCTGTTTTGACTTGCACTaacaatgttaaaaatatacctaGGCTCTTATAAAAAAGTGTTGCcaacatatacaaaaattaaatatatttattattacataatCCACAAATGCATATTCTTCATATTTTGCACGCACAAACGCTGaacaacttttttgaaaatgtttttattctGATATTTCGCACGCGTCTTTCTATATATtggtccactatagcatacagctgccatattaTCTTAACGATTTTGTTCGAtttttcttgtatggaatcttttgtatttgtgatgggTATTATAATCTCGGTGCAACCAAATCGAACGTTTTTTCCttgttaattaatatatactttattattttcaaacctAACCTcacttttcattttgatttgtCAATATGttctcataaaaaattttaaattagttacaaaatttgtatttaatttgctTTCAACAATCTTTTTTCgactttatttgtaaaaaataatatgtcaTTAAAAGAGCTTCTTCGACTTTTTGATTACCCGCTTAAGCATCTTTGGCATTCtccatttcaaaaattaatgccgGTTCACTACAAATTATTCTTTAATTGGCTAATAAATACAGAGGAAGCCTCCTGCTCTTGGCACCATCCCTCTGAATTTGGGTCCCCTGTATCGTTTCATGCTGTTGGAGAAAACTTTTATCCATCAGTCCACAATCTTACCGAAGGTTTTCAACCAAGATCTTCCATACTTCTGCACAATATATTTTGAGGGATTAACATGCAATTGCTACAATTCCGGATCTATGTTACTGAAACTGACTCGGATTTTATCTGCCCAAGAtacctttgaaaaatatatgtagctgtcaGGGTTAGTTTAGAAAGGAATTGTCATATGCTTGGAGTTCTTaatcacaaaatttaataagaaaaaaacaccACAATTTGGGTTTGAAACGAAAAGATTTAGAACATTTCTGGGAcggatttattttataaaagggCTGCCATCGCCTcggaatttttattcaaaaaaatgtatcaGATGTAGAAGCGTTATACTTGTAATGTGGATATCAAAGTAAACATCTTTAAGTTGTATTTGCGATGGATTTATTTTGgagaagagttgccacctactTAGAAAtaataagtagaaaaaaattttatataaagaaacctccaattattataaatacattaaagtttaaaaaatgtttttgtacaaataatttttgcgGAGGGTTGCCACCGGCTTAAAATGTTAAGTATTTTGTGAGGCAAACGAACTGCACAATATTAATAACTGAATTTTAACCTTTCATTTagtgtttctatataaataaatttttcggaGGGTTGCCACccgcttaaaaattttaagtattcaAAATTTTGAGCTAATAAACCCTACATTATAACATTGACGTAAGTGTTCAACTTCAAGTTAGAGTTTCTCTGAAAATAAGCTTTGTGGAGGGTTGAAAACTGTTGACAAACTTCAATTCCTTAAAAGTGATGAGATAAACTAGTTATTACAATATCGATGTCATATAAGCGAGATTTCAGGTATTCAGCTAACTCTAAagccaaatttttaaaatatttcaaaaatatttttaaaaataaggaaaaaattaaaattcccaCGTTCAAAAAGTCtgctgtttgttttgttgttgggtttttatttattattattttagattcTTTACATGGTCATACATATTGAATTACATTTTCAagcataatttatgtatgtatatgtaaatattaaaagtttcaaTTAACTTAATTTGGAAATATTACGTAAAATTGTTCAtgcgatatttgtttatatatttgtaattatttacatttgacaaaccattttaatttaaaaaacgcaaataattttcaaaagtatttAGCCACATATCTTTctataagtttaaaaattcctGCTCTTAAGCGAATATTATGTAAActtgtaaaaattgttttcgaaaactagcttaagcatttttgaaaatgaattaCGTTTTTGTTGCAAGTTCAATTATAAAGCTTAGcttgtttttgaatatttgcaAAATGGCTGGAATGTTGCGTTagcgttttgtttttgttttttgaattcgAGTGTGATTCAATATTCTCATAAATCACCTCAAGGTTGCTGCATAACAGTTATTTCAACCGTAAAATTGGTTTTGAGGCAAATttcaaaatactaattttgagaGACGAGTATTTAAGTGATCGTATTTTATATAGATAATTAAGACTACCAAAAAGTAGAACTTtcgaatttaaatttcaataaattttttttgttccgaTTAGTAGAATTTGTTCCGAAGAatataaaaatcgcaaaaatgcaaaaagatAAATTTGTCACTTAGGAATACACGAACCAATGCAATTTAcatgatttttagtaaaaaaaaagtcgtaggaatataaaaaacaattaagtataatttttttctttctccaaaaaaaaaagaacgaaGAAAAGTAGAAGAAAAGAAATTCTTTAAACGAATCAAACGCAAATAGAAGCTTATGGAATAAATTTGCCTGCAGTTATTGTgagaaaaagcaacaacaaataattgcCGGTTTTAAGATTGGATTGCATATGCATAATTATTAATGCCAGAAAGCTTTTGGTGAGGCAGTCTCCGTGGAAGACTAGCCCGAAGAAAACGACGCACAGCAATCACTTTGTCCGTCCGTCAGTTGAACATTTCTCGACATGTTTGAGTGTGTGTGAGATTGTGTACAGCGATCGGTGAGGTGTGGATTATGTTGTGGAGTGCATGTGGAGTTTCCTGGTACGTGTGGGTGTGatgtagtacatacatacatatttatagttttgattatctgaAGAATTTCAAATGTGTCCTTATGCGTAGATTCTACTTAATTCCTGGTTAGTAGCGCagcaattagaaaaaaatcaattctatttttgcatataatattCTTCTTCGCTTTCGTTGCTTGCATTGTgtattatttcacttttatcCCTTTTGTTATTTGAGTTGCCTTTTAAAACTAGATTTTTTCAGGTAATTAAACGCTTGCGCTCTCTGACGCGCTCTTTCTCTCTCAGTGTATCTCTCCTCCTTGCTTTCTAACTGTCTTTTTTATCCATTGTCCTTAGCATTCAcattatttattacttcaatTGTCTTCTACGCGGCTGACTCCTAGGCTGAGCACTCCGTGCACACCGGTTTGTTCTCCTCGACTGCGAATATGCTCGCCGTGATGGGGTTGGCGCATTTCTGTcgtcaaaaacaattttataaatactttactgttacatacatatattctcgtAGCCACTCACCTTGCATTTGAAGCAGTCCCTGTGCCATTTGGAGTTTAATGCCACAATCGCGTTTTCTGTTATGGGCTTGGCGCAACCGGCACATCGTGCGGCAAATAATTCCTCAAAGTCTGTTTTACAGTAGGCGCGTCCATCGCGCTCATAGAATGAGGTACCCACCAACGGCTTCTGACATGGTCCGCCACACACGAAGCAATCTTCGTGCCAAGTTTGGCCGAGTGCCTTGATTGTGCGCTGCAAGGAAAACAAACAGAAATAAAAGATATAGAGGATactttataaaaactaaaattcggTACTGAAAAAGGCTCAGAAAAAATATCAAGTCCATTTACCAAAAACCTTTCGCCAAAAAATAAACATGGTGCCTACATGGTGCGTATTTCCGCTCAAATGGTCAAAAAATCTAGGTTCTTCCCGTGCCATATAAAAGTTCTGGTCAAGTTAAAATCTCCTAAAAATTCGGTATTCGGTCAAAGTCGTATTAAAATGTATGACTTAACTTCAAAACTTTCAACGTCGATAAATTGATAAGTTTCTGTGCactgtctctctctctctctctctcaaaaATCTCTTTTTAACTAACATATCTCTTTTTTTCCGGCGGTTATTTTCTTCATAAATTCTTCGTCTTTGATTTATTAAGATCAATTACATATGGATTATACCAGTTTCGGCTTCATATTTACAGACTTTAAAAAATGATCCAACTTATTTTTGGTTGAATGGtgtggaatattttttatttgtgaatagcTTTGGTGCATttaagttaacggtttttcttgttctGTTTTACGGCGAAAAAAGCAACTCTGCAAACAGTGTTGACCATAAGTATGCCTAATGACAGAAGTATCTAATTAGGTAATATGGTTCGCTTAATTTTCACCACAGTTCTTATTGCTATTTAAGAGAACCCTAAATATCCGAAAAGTggcaaaaaaaatagttatttggaCAACTAACAATTACCTGGTTCAGAAGCATAGTATTCTTGATGTCAGCTTGAAAGGCCTTGTGTTATCCATAGTTCGGAATCGGAGTTGTTCGACTCTTGAAACTTTTGACTTTAGACTTTTGAAACCAAAAATGTCGGGATCAAAATGCATACACATTTATGTATTCCAAATACGTTGCCGTTTGAATCAGGAAATTTCAAAAAGAAACTATCCTCAACAAAATTACCATTCTTATTAAATTTGAACCCGACTGTGTCATATAAAATCCGTTCTTACACCGaatcaataaaaaagtgtttggTAGATTATTACAAcctattttattttcgaaagaaGTTTGATCTTCATATGACTATTACTGTGTATTTAGTGTGTAAAGGTAGTGAAGACATCGAAAATTTGCCCCATGTGAGTTGTCCATCCACCTCTATGTGAGTGAAGATAAcatcaaaatattaaagaaacagTACTTGGAAATCGTCTTATTTGCATCAGCGAGATAagagaggatctcaacatctcttatggatcgactcaaccattttggttaatatttttggCATGAAGCATGTTTCATACCACAAGAactgaatattttgcaaaaacgacgtcgagtagaggtcgtaTAAATGAGCAAtgtagctgaggaccctacattcatcaaacgcatttttactggtgacgagacgtggatTTATGGTCATATACATAACTGTCCAGCAATCTAGCGAATGCCGTTCCAAAAacgagccgaaaccgaaaaactaaaattcgctgatgaaaaattggattaagcattAGTATGCTTGCATTGGCTCAAATATTAGCTTATTTTGAAGACGGTGTTAaagatttgtatttattttgttcagATTTTATGGCTTGTCTATATAATTTTCGTATCACAATTTAAACGTGAAATC
The sequence above is drawn from the Bactrocera oleae isolate idBacOlea1 chromosome 5, idBacOlea1, whole genome shotgun sequence genome and encodes:
- the LOC106615692 gene encoding transforming growth factor beta-1-induced transcript 1 protein, with amino-acid sequence MSESVCHKCNEIITKRIITALGKTWHPEHFACKDCNTPIEEATFNIQDGEPVCSKCFLKNYSGTCHGCKQPILERTIKALGQTWHEDCFVCGGPCQKPLVGTSFYERDGRAYCKTDFEELFAARCAGCAKPITENAIVALNSKWHRDCFKCKKCANPITASIFAVEENKPVCTECSA